From the Pseudomonadota bacterium genome, one window contains:
- a CDS encoding adenosylcobalamin-dependent ribonucleoside-diphosphate reductase, protein MSSELALPERDDTEIPLQDASQDIWARKYRLVAKTGEPVDATLDDSFKRVARALCEVETEDRRELWYERFLWALRRGAVPAGRILSNAGAQEHKPATSTINCTVSGTIHDSMDNILERVHEAGLTLKAGCGIGYEFSTMRPRGAYVSGAGAYTSGPLSFMDIYDKMCFTVSSAGGRRGAQMGTFDVGHPDVVEFIRAKREDGRLRQFNLSLLITDEFMNAVREGKNWKLAFPVSEKDPEFESLDFDDPDQVVWREWPTADKYIRNDAGLVACKVYKQMPAQRVWDLIMTSTYDFAEPGFVLIDRINEKNNNWWTENIRATNPCGEQPLPPYGACLLGSVNLTRFVVDPFTPQARFDWDGFREVVKVFTRMLDNVVEINGLPLGPQRDEIMAKRRHGMGFLGLGSAITMMCMRYGAKASLEFTEEVSKELALAGWQTALELSREKGPAPIMNQQFEVTADMLAKRPEMASDGWRVGDQVPGRVLHARYSRYMQQVAGIAPELVDELANVGARFTHHSSIAPTGTISLSLANNASNGIEPSFAHHYIRNVIREGRKTKERVDVFSFELLAYRALVNEAAMPNGEGETALPDYFVTSDAITPREHVDIQAAAQRWIDSSISKTANVPTDYPYEDFKDIYMYAYEKGLKGCTTFRFNPEAFQGVLVKEDDLKNTTYEFTLEDGSTVSLRGDEEVEYDGETHTAANLYDALKEGYYGKF, encoded by the coding sequence ATGAGCAGCGAACTAGCCTTGCCTGAGCGCGACGACACCGAGATCCCGTTGCAGGACGCGAGCCAGGATATCTGGGCCCGCAAATACCGCCTGGTGGCCAAGACCGGCGAGCCGGTGGACGCCACCCTGGATGACAGCTTCAAGCGCGTCGCCCGCGCGCTCTGCGAGGTGGAGACCGAGGACCGTCGCGAGCTCTGGTACGAGCGCTTCCTGTGGGCCCTGCGCCGCGGCGCCGTGCCCGCCGGCCGCATCCTCTCCAACGCCGGCGCCCAGGAGCACAAGCCCGCCACCTCCACCATCAACTGCACCGTGTCCGGCACCATCCATGACTCCATGGACAACATCCTGGAGCGCGTGCACGAGGCCGGCCTCACCCTGAAGGCGGGCTGCGGCATCGGCTACGAGTTCTCCACCATGCGCCCGCGCGGCGCGTACGTCTCCGGCGCCGGTGCCTATACCTCGGGCCCCCTGTCCTTCATGGATATCTACGACAAGATGTGTTTCACCGTGTCGTCCGCCGGCGGTCGCCGCGGCGCGCAGATGGGCACCTTCGACGTGGGTCACCCGGACGTGGTCGAGTTCATCCGCGCCAAGCGTGAAGACGGCCGCCTACGCCAGTTCAACCTCTCGCTCCTGATCACGGACGAGTTCATGAACGCCGTGCGCGAGGGCAAGAACTGGAAGCTCGCCTTCCCCGTGAGCGAGAAAGATCCCGAGTTCGAGAGCCTCGACTTCGACGACCCCGATCAGGTGGTGTGGCGCGAGTGGCCCACGGCGGACAAGTACATCCGCAACGATGCGGGCCTGGTGGCGTGCAAGGTCTACAAGCAGATGCCCGCCCAGCGCGTGTGGGATCTGATCATGACCTCCACCTACGATTTCGCTGAGCCGGGCTTCGTGCTGATCGACCGGATCAACGAGAAGAACAACAACTGGTGGACGGAGAACATCCGCGCCACCAACCCCTGCGGTGAGCAGCCCCTGCCGCCCTACGGCGCCTGCCTGCTCGGCTCCGTGAACCTGACGCGCTTCGTCGTCGACCCCTTCACGCCTCAGGCGCGCTTCGACTGGGACGGTTTCCGCGAAGTGGTGAAGGTGTTCACCCGCATGCTGGACAACGTGGTGGAGATCAACGGCCTGCCCTTGGGTCCCCAGCGCGACGAGATCATGGCCAAGCGCCGCCACGGCATGGGCTTCCTAGGCCTCGGCTCGGCCATCACCATGATGTGCATGCGCTATGGCGCCAAGGCGTCCTTGGAGTTCACCGAGGAAGTCTCCAAGGAGCTGGCCCTGGCCGGTTGGCAAACCGCCCTCGAGCTCTCCCGCGAGAAGGGCCCCGCGCCGATCATGAATCAGCAGTTCGAGGTGACCGCCGACATGCTGGCTAAGCGGCCGGAGATGGCCAGCGACGGCTGGCGCGTGGGCGACCAGGTGCCGGGCCGCGTGCTCCACGCCCGCTACAGCCGCTACATGCAGCAGGTGGCTGGTATCGCGCCGGAGCTGGTGGACGAGCTGGCTAACGTGGGTGCTCGCTTCACGCACCACTCGTCGATCGCGCCCACGGGCACGATCTCGCTGTCGCTCGCCAACAACGCCAGCAACGGCATCGAGCCCAGCTTCGCCCATCACTACATTCGCAACGTGATCCGCGAGGGCCGCAAGACCAAGGAACGCGTGGACGTGTTCTCCTTCGAGCTCCTCGCCTACCGCGCGCTGGTAAACGAGGCCGCGATGCCGAACGGTGAGGGCGAGACGGCCCTGCCCGACTACTTCGTGACCTCCGATGCGATCACGCCGCGCGAGCACGTGGACATCCAGGCCGCCGCCCAGCGTTGGATCGACTCCTCGATCTCCAAGACGGCCAACGTGCCCACGGACTACCCCTACGAGGACTTCAAGGACATCTACATGTACGCCTACGAGAAGGGGCTGAAGGGCTGCACCACCTTCCGCTTCAACCCCGAAGCCTTCCAGGGCGTGCTCGTGAAGGAAGATGACCTCAAGAACACCACCTACGAGTTCACCCTCGAGGATGGTTCGACCGTCAGCCTGCGCGGCGACGAAGAGGTGGAGTACGACGGCGAGACCCACACCGCCGCCAACCTCTACGACGCCCTCAAGGAAGGGTATTACGGGAAGTTCTGA
- a CDS encoding TetR/AcrR family transcriptional regulator: protein MARPREFNEDKVIDAAMYCFWQNGFDGATISDLEEATGISRISLYNTFQDKEGLYLAAQRRYQQMAFKMVREMLAVPDLNAVKHFFSLHLDGDPRQEAARLGCMMVNTVLDSTDVSQPVLQYVRSYREGLTDIFEEYLEQCRDSGIIRTDLNLRACASFIQTSMWGAMAVSRLYNDFSENLPHVSIVLDTIDSWRVHATAG from the coding sequence GTGGCAAGACCACGTGAATTCAACGAAGACAAGGTCATCGATGCCGCAATGTACTGTTTTTGGCAGAACGGCTTTGATGGCGCAACGATTTCCGATTTGGAGGAAGCGACCGGTATCAGCCGGATCAGCCTCTACAACACCTTTCAAGACAAGGAAGGTTTGTATCTGGCGGCCCAGCGTCGTTACCAGCAGATGGCCTTCAAGATGGTAAGAGAAATGCTTGCCGTACCGGATTTGAACGCGGTTAAGCATTTCTTTTCGCTACATCTCGACGGGGACCCGAGGCAGGAAGCCGCGCGTCTCGGTTGCATGATGGTCAATACCGTTCTGGATTCCACGGACGTCAGCCAGCCAGTACTTCAGTACGTTCGCTCTTATCGTGAAGGCCTGACCGACATATTCGAAGAATATTTGGAGCAGTGCCGAGATAGTGGAATCATCCGCACCGATCTGAATCTTCGTGCCTGTGCATCGTTCATTCAGACTTCGATGTGGGGCGCAATGGCCGTGTCGCGGCTCTACAATGACTTCTCAGAAAACCTTCCGCATGTTTCGATCGTGCTTGACACGATCGACAGTTGGCGAGTTCATGCCACGGCGGGATAG
- a CDS encoding NrdJb has protein sequence MAVKIAKKITKYRVGKNEEPAAEETAAAPAAPAPAAEPAPAAAAAPAPAAPAAAPAPPTKAEVIRMHESVDRPDMLIGSTYKVKTPVSDHAMYVTINDIILNEGTPHEQRRPFEVFINSKNLDHYQWIVALTRVISAVFRKGGDVTFLVDELKAVFDPRGGYWKSGGVFMPSIIAELGYVIERHLKRIGLLTDVGPDEQQQKLIEEKRAEFEAQSSQQDAFAETSSFPEGAQLCGKCNTVAAVSIDNCMTCLNCGDSKCG, from the coding sequence ATGGCCGTGAAGATCGCCAAGAAGATCACCAAATACCGCGTCGGCAAGAACGAGGAACCCGCTGCGGAGGAGACCGCTGCGGCGCCCGCGGCGCCCGCGCCTGCTGCGGAGCCAGCCCCTGCTGCGGCGGCCGCGCCTGCACCGGCGGCGCCCGCCGCGGCCCCCGCCCCGCCGACCAAGGCGGAGGTCATTCGGATGCACGAGTCCGTGGATCGCCCGGACATGCTCATCGGCTCCACCTACAAGGTGAAGACACCGGTGTCCGACCATGCGATGTACGTGACGATCAACGACATCATCTTGAACGAAGGCACACCGCACGAGCAGCGTCGGCCCTTCGAGGTGTTCATCAACTCGAAAAACCTCGATCACTACCAGTGGATCGTGGCCCTGACGCGGGTGATCTCGGCCGTGTTCCGCAAGGGTGGGGACGTAACCTTCCTGGTGGATGAGCTGAAGGCCGTGTTCGATCCGCGTGGGGGTTATTGGAAGTCCGGCGGCGTGTTCATGCCGTCGATCATCGCCGAGCTGGGCTACGTGATCGAGCGCCACCTGAAGCGAATCGGGCTGTTAACCGACGTTGGGCCGGATGAGCAGCAGCAGAAGCTCATCGAGGAGAAGCGGGCCGAGTTCGAGGCGCAGTCTTCTCAGCAGGATGCGTTTGCGGAGACGTCGTCGTTCCCGGAGGGGGCGCAGTTGTGTGGGAAGTGCAATACGGTGGCGGCGGTCAGTATCGACAACTGTATGACTTGCTTGAACTGCGGGGATAGTAAGTGCGGGTAG
- a CDS encoding Hsp20/alpha crystallin family protein → MTNLRYQQPWTLMHQLQNELENMLDARFPRYQASNTDNAVSADWVPAVDVKEEDERFVLRADLPGVKAEDIQITTESGTLTLSGTRETRGEEEAKGFRKVERVAGRFYRRFSLPETANVEQIEATSTHGVLEVSIPKQPQVQPRRIDVRVQ, encoded by the coding sequence ATGACGAACCTTCGCTACCAGCAGCCCTGGACCCTGATGCACCAGTTGCAGAACGAACTCGAGAACATGCTCGACGCCCGCTTCCCTCGCTACCAGGCGAGCAACACGGACAACGCCGTCAGCGCCGACTGGGTGCCGGCCGTCGACGTGAAGGAAGAGGACGAGCGCTTCGTCCTGCGCGCAGACCTGCCGGGGGTCAAGGCTGAGGACATTCAGATCACCACCGAGAGTGGTACGCTCACCCTGAGCGGCACCCGCGAAACGCGCGGTGAAGAGGAGGCCAAGGGCTTCCGCAAGGTCGAGCGTGTGGCCGGCCGCTTCTACCGTCGCTTCAGCCTGCCCGAGACGGCCAACGTGGAGCAGATCGAGGCCACCAGCACCCACGGCGTGCTCGAAGTCTCGATCCCCAAGCAGCCGCAGGTGCAGCCGCGACGCATCGACGTGCGCGTGCAGTAA